A genomic window from Sphingobacterium sp. BN32 includes:
- a CDS encoding sensor histidine kinase, which translates to MRLVVFMFLFLWATLQASVVWSQETTYVDSLNRQLKEAARSNKEKADIYFLLSDFYSYRDTAKAFAMLDSANSFIDPKDKLYYGILTFYEAGVYFDLNIEKSQQLYMQAENMLKDFSTPLSYEYRARLWNNYGVLEQAKDRHDLFLDILLNKSIPYIQKTNKVSLHASYLTNVSLVLFNQKNYPRAIHYSQKAIGLLRENAIEDKQLVWAYLNLAHSFLYLSKSNKAAEALQSVEKIIDKKSRTQEDYLPYISYYYIIKTKYYDLIGDKPNSIKTSREGMAFCGKYNLKSDYNSLAHYLGHNLLQTGGYAEAKRISLMLLADEINSKSLKNKANSLKLLSEAELKLGNYRSAYDALKQLHKINDSMVVRNEKLRVEELEARYNTSEQEKKILALQNKTKTQNILTLSSVSFAILLLAFYLYVSKQNKKQARQELISMAQQKEVEISKALMEGSEQERSRVAMELHDGLGGKLTGIKINIENILETTHNNAPLRKVVSQLEETVSDIRNLSSNLMPVSLVLYGLDSALRDFVQNLQTRDTKIDFYASNLSQLTDRNKQLAVYRIVQELVTNAVKHAGALAIFLQCTVENNLLLIEIEDNGKGFDPTTIRRNMGLSNIETRVKYLNGKMNIDAFPQKGTSISIECLI; encoded by the coding sequence ATGCGTCTCGTTGTTTTCATGTTTTTGTTTTTGTGGGCTACGCTGCAGGCGTCGGTCGTGTGGTCGCAGGAAACGACGTATGTGGATAGTCTTAATAGACAACTGAAGGAGGCAGCGCGTAGCAACAAGGAGAAGGCGGATATTTACTTTCTTTTATCCGATTTTTATTCCTACAGAGACACCGCCAAAGCGTTTGCGATGCTGGATTCCGCCAACTCTTTCATCGACCCGAAGGATAAACTTTATTACGGCATTCTCACTTTCTACGAAGCGGGTGTTTATTTCGATTTAAATATCGAGAAAAGTCAGCAACTGTATATGCAAGCCGAAAACATGTTGAAAGATTTTTCAACTCCGTTGTCTTACGAATATCGAGCACGTTTGTGGAATAACTATGGTGTCTTGGAGCAAGCCAAAGACAGGCACGATTTGTTTCTGGATATTTTGCTTAACAAATCTATTCCCTATATTCAGAAAACAAACAAGGTGAGCCTGCATGCTTCTTATTTGACCAATGTGAGCCTGGTTCTCTTTAATCAAAAAAATTACCCCAGAGCGATACATTACAGCCAAAAAGCCATTGGTCTTTTGAGGGAAAATGCAATCGAAGACAAGCAACTCGTGTGGGCATACCTAAATTTAGCACATTCTTTCCTGTATTTATCCAAGTCCAACAAAGCGGCTGAAGCCCTGCAAAGTGTCGAAAAAATTATAGATAAGAAGAGCAGAACGCAAGAAGATTACCTGCCCTATATATCCTACTATTACATCATTAAAACAAAATACTACGATTTGATCGGTGACAAGCCAAACTCCATTAAAACGTCAAGAGAAGGAATGGCTTTTTGCGGCAAATACAATCTGAAATCCGATTACAATTCGTTGGCACATTACTTGGGCCATAATCTGTTGCAAACCGGCGGATACGCCGAAGCAAAGAGAATAAGTCTAATGCTTCTCGCGGATGAGATAAATAGCAAGTCGTTGAAGAATAAGGCAAACTCGTTGAAGTTATTATCCGAGGCTGAGCTAAAGCTGGGCAACTACAGATCGGCGTATGACGCACTGAAGCAATTGCATAAAATAAACGACAGTATGGTGGTAAGGAACGAAAAGTTGAGGGTGGAGGAACTCGAAGCCCGCTATAACACCTCGGAACAAGAAAAAAAAATATTGGCGCTTCAAAACAAAACCAAAACGCAAAACATTCTTACCTTGAGCAGCGTTTCCTTCGCGATTTTGCTGCTAGCGTTTTACCTGTACGTCTCGAAACAAAATAAAAAGCAAGCCCGGCAGGAATTGATCTCGATGGCGCAGCAAAAAGAAGTGGAGATATCCAAAGCGCTGATGGAAGGAAGCGAGCAGGAACGTTCGCGCGTCGCAATGGAACTGCACGACGGCTTGGGCGGCAAGCTAACGGGGATAAAAATAAACATCGAGAACATTCTTGAAACCACTCACAACAACGCCCCCCTGCGAAAGGTCGTCTCGCAACTCGAAGAGACAGTGTCGGACATCCGTAATCTCTCCAGCAACCTGATGCCCGTGTCTTTGGTTCTCTACGGATTGGACAGCGCCCTGCGTGATTTTGTGCAGAATCTGCAAACACGAGACACCAAAATCGATTTTTATGCCAGCAACCTCTCCCAACTAACCGACAGGAACAAGCAACTGGCTGTTTACCGCATAGTGCAGGAATTGGTCACCAATGCCGTGAAGCACGCCGGGGCATTGGCCATTTTTCTCCAATGTACGGTAGAAAACAACTTATTGCTCATAGAAATAGAAGACAACGGAAAAGGATTCGACCCCACAACCATTCGCCGCAATATGGGTTTAAGCAACATAGAAACGCGGGTGAAATACCTCAACGGAAAAATGAACATCGATGCGTTTCCCCAAAAAGGGACCTCCATCAGTATTGAATGTTTGATATGA
- a CDS encoding SusD/RagB family nutrient-binding outer membrane lipoprotein translates to MMMNIRRRFISVLMFALCLFSACDKTFNDLNTDPNRPKEATPGVLLSQLQYRIVTSKMNEAKSFTHILMQVQAPRANPNINSVMRWDVRSRDNIWESYYAALLDTEDLYGISKRLEQPNYMGIALVLKAYMYSILTDAYGDIPCLEATKGMDKNFLPKFDKQQVVYEQMLNWLTEANTLFETDKPLAYGGDLIFDAQSSAANMLKWKKFANSLKLRLLVRIQGREAEMKVRSKIEEILNKPKDFPVFESNADEAILAFPGNFPYFNPYYNSRTFDWRDNDYFTTFFIKTLNETNDPRLKLWARTVKKGDKAVFQGIPSAYPLEQEFDVNANSNLSDVLKTFSNMGILQTYAEVEFMKAELALKNYKTNDTEENHYNNAILASLKQWKVDIPEDFLKHSIIKYKSGGTVDEKMEQIFLQKYYAGFFVDYQSWFEYRRTGYPKLEKGPGIPSSRTFPTRIPYPTYLQSLNAENLKAAVQQMGGDDCTIKVWWDNK, encoded by the coding sequence ATGATGATGAACATAAGAAGAAGATTTATTTCCGTTTTGATGTTTGCACTTTGTCTTTTCAGTGCGTGCGATAAAACCTTTAATGACCTCAACACCGATCCAAATCGGCCGAAAGAGGCTACTCCGGGTGTATTGTTAAGTCAATTACAATACAGAATTGTGACTTCAAAAATGAATGAAGCGAAGAGCTTCACCCATATTTTGATGCAAGTACAGGCGCCCCGAGCAAATCCAAATATCAATAGCGTTATGCGATGGGATGTTCGTAGTAGAGATAATATTTGGGAAAGTTATTATGCAGCGCTCTTAGATACGGAGGATTTGTATGGAATATCGAAAAGGTTGGAACAGCCAAATTATATGGGAATTGCACTTGTGTTGAAAGCTTATATGTATTCCATTCTAACTGATGCATATGGTGATATTCCATGTTTGGAGGCGACGAAAGGGATGGATAAGAATTTCCTTCCGAAATTTGATAAACAACAAGTTGTTTATGAGCAAATGTTGAATTGGTTAACGGAAGCTAACACACTCTTTGAAACGGATAAGCCTTTAGCATATGGGGGAGATTTGATTTTCGACGCCCAAAGTTCAGCAGCGAACATGTTGAAATGGAAGAAGTTTGCTAATTCGTTAAAATTAAGGTTGTTAGTTAGGATTCAAGGTCGGGAAGCGGAGATGAAGGTGAGATCTAAAATTGAAGAAATATTAAATAAACCGAAAGATTTTCCCGTATTTGAATCCAATGCCGACGAAGCCATCTTGGCTTTCCCAGGTAATTTTCCTTATTTCAATCCATATTATAATTCCAGAACATTCGACTGGAGAGACAATGATTACTTCACGACCTTTTTCATAAAAACTTTAAATGAAACCAACGACCCACGGTTAAAGCTATGGGCTCGGACTGTAAAAAAAGGTGACAAAGCAGTATTTCAAGGTATCCCCAGTGCATATCCCTTAGAACAGGAGTTTGATGTAAATGCAAATTCCAACCTCAGCGATGTACTTAAAACTTTCTCGAATATGGGTATTTTACAAACCTATGCGGAGGTGGAGTTTATGAAAGCGGAGCTTGCCCTGAAGAACTATAAAACCAATGACACGGAGGAGAACCATTACAATAATGCCATTCTAGCTTCTTTAAAACAATGGAAAGTTGACATTCCTGAAGATTTTCTGAAGCATTCCATTATTAAATATAAGAGTGGCGGAACTGTCGATGAAAAGATGGAGCAAATCTTTCTGCAAAAGTACTATGCTGGTTTTTTTGTAGATTATCAGTCATGGTTCGAATACAGAAGAACCGGATACCCTAAACTTGAAAAGGGTCCCGGCATACCTTCTTCTAGGACTTTCCCCACGCGAATACCTTATCCAACTTACTTGCAATCTTTGAACGCGGAGAACTTAAAAGCCGCGGTGCAACAAATGGGGGGTGACGATTGCACTATTAAAGTTTGGTGGGACAACAAGTAA
- a CDS encoding SusC/RagA family TonB-linked outer membrane protein, producing MKIRPLMKRGNQAFVLLLLMLCCCAPIYAQNKAVMNVLVHDRQGNPLSNSSVLLSNADLQINTTRSTDEHGLVVFEGLQPHGKYCVKVSFTGYTGKRQCDIIVKPANRTNLVIKLDQEEIQNIDAVVVTALGIKREDKSLGYSTQTVDNAALTETKTNNWTSALSGKVAGLTIQGVGAGPMGSNRITLRGESSLNLNNNQALVVIDGVPLSSKITGTGFNSYLSQDSPVDFGSNISNVNADDIDNVTVLKGPAATALYGSRAAAGALIITTKSAKRKERGIGVSVNSNTSLEEVNRWPDYQFEYGEGRQDKYYSYGNTVDGANTSTTVGAGRGFGPKFNGQEYFQYDPSAPDGIATVRTPWVAQKDYISGFFQRGLTSSNNISVEGGNEINGARASFTYLKNTWILPNTGFERMNVLFNANQQLSKRLKVSGRFNYSNNKSDNLPSAGYNNQTLMYFLILGTAPNIKPEWFKPYWVPGKEGVEQYRPFNSGPDNPYVILYEMLNKMKKHNLVGNISATYEFSPTVNLMLRSGLDFSSEERSQQRPFSMTKFPKGMYREQGLNNYESNSDFLLSYVPKLESDFKYNISLGGNYMSQYYNLKSMNADQLAQPGIYQLSNSLDPVVPQSDRQEKAIASLYAFGQLSYKEMIFLDVTGRNDWSSTLPSGERSFFYPSVNSSFILSQLFKMPEAISFAKARLSWAQVGNDTSPYQTARYYNQIYGNNLTNQRVLFNPNLKPEITTSYEAGLDLRFLDGRVGADMSIYMNNSRNQILATPVDPVSGYNSALINAGLINSKGIELVLNGQPILNDQFKWKSAVNWALNRSYVKELAPGINTQIIYNNAGAVTIEARPGARMGDMYGRGFLRNEIGQIIYNEAGLPELDTEVKKWGNAFADWKMGFSNDFTYKSIGLHILLDMQKGGSIYSLTNYKTNELGKVKTSLPGREGGIVGDGVVPQADGTYKPNDKSVSALVYYPTYYSMSNVETNIFDASFLKIREVRLSYTFPVNLLKQLKLSNASVSLWGRDLFNFTSFPAFDPEGGNLNNGTVTPGVELAQFPSARSMGVNLSIGF from the coding sequence ATGAAAATTAGACCTTTAATGAAACGTGGAAATCAAGCTTTCGTTTTGCTTCTTTTGATGCTCTGTTGTTGCGCGCCAATTTATGCGCAAAATAAAGCAGTTATGAATGTGCTTGTCCACGATAGACAAGGAAATCCTTTAAGTAATTCCTCTGTTTTATTAAGTAATGCAGACCTGCAAATTAATACAACTCGATCAACCGACGAGCATGGCTTAGTCGTATTTGAAGGACTTCAGCCTCATGGAAAATATTGTGTGAAGGTGTCTTTCACGGGTTATACAGGAAAAAGACAATGTGATATTATTGTGAAGCCAGCAAATCGGACCAACCTTGTCATCAAGCTTGATCAAGAAGAGATACAAAATATTGACGCTGTTGTGGTAACGGCCTTGGGGATAAAACGAGAAGATAAATCGCTAGGATATTCTACCCAAACGGTCGATAATGCAGCACTAACAGAAACGAAGACGAATAACTGGACCAGCGCTTTATCTGGAAAAGTTGCGGGATTAACTATCCAAGGGGTTGGTGCCGGGCCGATGGGTTCCAATAGGATAACGCTTCGAGGAGAATCCTCTTTAAATTTAAATAACAATCAAGCGCTCGTTGTCATAGATGGGGTTCCCCTCAGCAGTAAGATTACGGGCACGGGTTTTAATTCTTATTTATCTCAGGATAGCCCTGTCGACTTTGGATCAAATATAAGCAACGTAAATGCTGATGACATTGATAATGTGACCGTGTTAAAAGGGCCGGCTGCAACGGCATTATACGGAAGTCGGGCCGCAGCAGGCGCACTAATTATTACCACAAAATCTGCGAAGCGAAAAGAGAGAGGAATAGGCGTTAGTGTCAATTCGAATACGAGCTTGGAGGAAGTGAACCGCTGGCCTGATTATCAATTTGAGTATGGAGAGGGTAGACAAGACAAATATTACTCTTATGGGAATACCGTGGATGGAGCTAACACAAGTACAACTGTTGGTGCAGGGCGAGGTTTCGGACCTAAATTCAATGGGCAAGAATATTTTCAATACGACCCGAGTGCGCCCGATGGAATAGCGACAGTAAGAACCCCATGGGTCGCCCAAAAAGATTATATTTCGGGCTTCTTTCAACGCGGTTTAACAAGCAGCAATAATATATCCGTTGAAGGTGGAAATGAAATCAATGGTGCTAGAGCGTCATTTACTTACCTTAAGAATACGTGGATTCTTCCGAATACCGGATTTGAGAGAATGAATGTGCTATTTAATGCCAATCAACAATTATCCAAAAGGCTAAAAGTCTCTGGTAGATTTAACTACAGCAATAATAAAAGTGACAATCTCCCTTCCGCAGGATATAATAACCAGACTTTGATGTATTTCTTAATATTAGGTACAGCGCCTAATATTAAACCGGAATGGTTTAAACCCTATTGGGTTCCTGGGAAAGAAGGAGTAGAGCAATATAGGCCTTTCAATTCTGGTCCTGACAATCCCTATGTTATTCTTTATGAAATGTTGAATAAAATGAAGAAGCATAATCTTGTAGGAAATATTTCTGCAACTTATGAATTCTCCCCAACAGTAAACCTGATGCTTAGAAGTGGTTTAGATTTTTCGAGTGAAGAGCGATCTCAACAGCGGCCTTTTAGTATGACGAAATTTCCGAAAGGAATGTACCGTGAACAGGGTCTTAATAATTACGAGTCGAATAGTGATTTTCTTCTTTCCTATGTTCCTAAGTTAGAATCCGATTTTAAGTACAATATTTCCTTAGGTGGAAATTATATGTCGCAGTATTATAATTTGAAATCAATGAATGCCGACCAATTAGCACAACCGGGAATTTACCAGCTGTCCAACAGTTTAGACCCAGTTGTACCGCAAAGCGATAGACAGGAAAAAGCTATTGCTAGTTTATATGCTTTTGGTCAGTTGTCGTATAAGGAAATGATATTTTTAGATGTTACGGGACGGAATGACTGGTCCAGTACGTTGCCTTCAGGAGAGCGATCGTTTTTTTATCCATCTGTGAACAGCAGTTTTATCTTAAGCCAGCTTTTTAAAATGCCGGAAGCTATTTCTTTTGCTAAAGCTCGACTCTCTTGGGCACAGGTGGGAAATGATACCAGCCCCTATCAAACGGCCCGATATTACAATCAAATATATGGTAACAACCTAACCAACCAACGGGTATTATTTAATCCTAACTTGAAACCAGAAATTACAACAAGTTATGAGGCAGGCTTGGATTTAAGGTTCCTAGATGGAAGAGTAGGCGCAGATATGTCGATCTATATGAACAACAGTAGGAACCAAATCCTTGCTACGCCCGTCGATCCCGTTTCAGGCTATAACAGTGCCTTGATTAATGCCGGACTTATAAATAGTAAAGGTATTGAGCTGGTCTTGAATGGGCAACCCATCTTGAACGATCAATTTAAATGGAAATCTGCTGTCAATTGGGCTCTTAATCGGAGTTATGTTAAGGAATTGGCCCCAGGAATCAATACTCAGATTATCTACAATAATGCTGGTGCCGTGACCATCGAAGCACGCCCAGGAGCGCGAATGGGGGATATGTATGGACGTGGATTTCTAAGAAATGAAATTGGACAGATTATTTATAATGAAGCCGGATTACCGGAACTCGACACCGAAGTAAAGAAATGGGGAAATGCATTTGCAGATTGGAAAATGGGCTTTAGTAATGACTTTACCTATAAGTCTATAGGTTTACACATCCTTTTGGACATGCAAAAAGGCGGAAGTATTTATTCCTTGACAAATTATAAAACTAATGAATTAGGAAAAGTGAAGACTTCTCTTCCGGGACGCGAAGGGGGAATCGTAGGCGATGGCGTTGTTCCACAGGCCGATGGGACGTATAAGCCAAATGATAAGTCGGTGAGTGCGTTGGTTTATTATCCGACTTATTATTCGATGAGTAATGTGGAGACCAATATATTTGATGCCAGCTTTCTAAAAATAAGAGAAGTTAGGCTATCCTATACATTTCCGGTTAATCTATTAAAGCAACTCAAACTTTCAAACGCTTCGGTATCACTTTGGGGAAGAGATCTTTTCAATTTCACCTCCTTTCCGGCATTTGATCCCGAGGGGGGAAATTTAAATAATGGAACTGTTACGCCGGGCGTCGAGCTGGCCCAATTCCCGTCGGCTAGAAGTATGGGAGTTAATTTAAGCATAGGATTTTAG
- a CDS encoding alkaline phosphatase family protein, which produces MKKNIIKFLICCTLGLASAFSTLFAQTKSILIIFDGLRPDFINQEHMPNLFDLANKGSVALNSHSVFPTVTRVNSASLSTGSYPEKHGILGNTIHIADVDARKNYNTGNKSDLEIVKKQSKLGLLSNLTAAELLKQENKTFAVYSSGSSGQAFLQDPQEKGWTVNPEFIFPLSFRDSVFQTIASIESQKQPKFANHKWVVDAFLAFGLDKKPADITTVWLSEPDSKQHGFGIGSPEALEAIKFMDEQLGRILLAIKEKGLEDKVNVLVSADHGFVTYAGEHTVKSMLEEEGLGDDLSNGKIVMADGAIFVKDKDQAKVERIVKLLQKQPWIGPIFTKSKNDTDLKGSVDGTFSFASIHWNHPDRAADILVTYSWDDVPNEFGYKGSAYNKSGGAAGHGGISSFEINTNLVLYGPSFKKSYQSTAPTSYIDIMPTLFTVLGVKNNHSMQGRVLTEFFKNKNVDENKGKQYIETAQNKEKNYTVELKFSEIDGHKYLDYGRRVK; this is translated from the coding sequence ATGAAAAAAAATATCATCAAGTTTTTAATTTGCTGTACCCTAGGTTTAGCATCAGCTTTTTCGACTTTGTTCGCTCAAACGAAGTCTATTCTGATCATTTTTGATGGTCTGAGACCCGATTTTATCAATCAGGAGCATATGCCGAATCTATTTGATCTGGCAAATAAAGGGAGTGTTGCCTTAAATAGCCATAGCGTTTTCCCAACAGTGACGAGAGTGAATTCTGCATCGCTTTCGACGGGATCTTATCCTGAAAAACACGGTATTCTCGGGAATACGATTCATATTGCAGATGTTGATGCGCGAAAAAATTATAATACCGGAAACAAAAGCGATTTGGAAATAGTGAAAAAGCAGTCCAAATTGGGGTTGTTGTCTAATTTGACGGCCGCTGAATTACTCAAACAGGAAAATAAGACATTCGCAGTGTACAGCTCTGGATCTTCGGGCCAGGCTTTCTTACAGGACCCTCAGGAAAAAGGCTGGACAGTTAATCCGGAATTTATTTTTCCGCTTTCTTTCCGAGATTCTGTTTTCCAAACGATAGCTTCTATTGAATCACAAAAGCAACCTAAATTTGCGAATCATAAATGGGTGGTAGATGCTTTTTTGGCTTTTGGTTTAGATAAGAAGCCTGCGGATATCACGACCGTATGGCTTTCAGAACCGGATTCAAAGCAACATGGATTTGGAATTGGATCACCAGAAGCTTTGGAGGCGATAAAATTTATGGATGAGCAGCTAGGACGCATTCTTCTTGCTATTAAAGAAAAGGGATTGGAAGACAAAGTTAATGTCTTAGTCAGTGCCGATCATGGATTTGTAACATACGCGGGCGAACATACCGTTAAAAGCATGCTAGAGGAAGAAGGTTTGGGAGACGACCTTAGTAATGGAAAAATAGTAATGGCAGATGGGGCGATCTTTGTGAAAGATAAAGACCAAGCAAAAGTGGAAAGGATAGTAAAGTTATTGCAAAAGCAGCCCTGGATTGGTCCAATCTTTACGAAATCTAAGAATGATACTGATTTAAAAGGAAGTGTAGATGGCACTTTTTCATTTGCAAGCATTCATTGGAACCACCCGGATCGCGCCGCGGATATCCTAGTAACGTATAGTTGGGATGACGTTCCAAATGAATTTGGATATAAAGGCTCGGCATACAATAAGAGCGGAGGAGCTGCAGGACATGGTGGTATTAGTTCGTTTGAAATTAATACTAACCTCGTGCTTTATGGTCCTTCATTCAAAAAATCGTATCAATCCACGGCCCCTACATCTTATATTGATATTATGCCTACCTTGTTTACCGTTTTAGGAGTTAAAAATAACCACTCTATGCAAGGAAGAGTGCTTACTGAATTTTTCAAGAATAAAAATGTAGATGAAAATAAGGGAAAGCAGTATATCGAAACCGCACAGAATAAAGAAAAGAATTATACAGTTGAATTGAAGTTTAGCGAAATCGATGGGCATAAATATTTGGACTACGGACGGAGGGTAAAATAG
- a CDS encoding response regulator transcription factor, producing the protein MKRIEIIVCDDHPLIAQGLSSFIGQKEDLIIVATATTARELRETLAITSADILLLDINLPDGNGLELCPEIKKKYPELKILALSNFNERSIILRMLHNGASGYLLKSSSTAEIEKAIRNIVDGNLHFGKEAQKILTTITAQELIEIPPVTKREKEVLKYLADGLTTPQIAEKMFVSAVTVDSHRKSLMQKFEVNKTVILLQRAREWGMI; encoded by the coding sequence ATGAAACGGATTGAAATCATTGTTTGCGACGACCATCCTCTTATTGCCCAGGGATTGAGCAGTTTTATCGGGCAAAAAGAAGACTTAATCATCGTGGCCACGGCAACTACTGCCCGAGAATTGAGAGAAACATTAGCCATCACATCGGCAGATATCCTCTTGCTCGACATTAATTTGCCCGATGGCAATGGGTTGGAACTGTGCCCCGAAATAAAAAAAAAATATCCCGAATTGAAAATACTGGCGTTAAGCAACTTCAACGAGCGAAGCATCATCTTAAGAATGTTGCATAACGGAGCCTCGGGCTATCTGCTCAAAAGCTCATCCACGGCCGAAATTGAAAAAGCCATCCGCAACATCGTCGATGGAAACCTCCATTTCGGCAAAGAAGCGCAAAAAATTCTTACTACCATCACCGCGCAAGAACTCATTGAAATTCCTCCCGTCACTAAACGTGAAAAAGAAGTGCTGAAATATCTTGCCGACGGTCTCACTACTCCCCAGATCGCGGAAAAAATGTTCGTGAGCGCCGTCACGGTCGACAGCCACCGAAAAAGCTTGATGCAAAAATTCGAAGTGAACAAAACAGTCATTCTTCTGCAGCGTGCACGGGAATGGGGCATGATTTAA